The window TGAGCATCAGCTTCGGCTCCCTCCTCGCCATACTGCTCATCCTGTGTGTGATCCGGTGGTACCTCGTGCACCGCTCCGCGCGCCAGCAGCAGGAGGAGGCCACGGCTGCGGTCACCGATGCGGCCCCGGGAATGGCCAAGAAGCGGTCGGCGGGGCTGGACGCGGACGCCATCGCAGCGCTGCCTGAGTTTGTGTACCGGAAGGACGGCGGcgtcggcgaggaggaggaggaggacgccgCAGAATGCGCCGTATGCTTGGCCGTGATGGTCGACGgggaggcggcgcggcggctgcCCAGGTGCATGCACGTGTTCCACCGGAGCTGCGTTGACGTCTGGTTGAGGGAGCACTCGACATGCCCGGTCTGCCGAGCTGAGGTGGTCATCAGGCCGGCCGGAGGAGAGTGCGCCGGGAAGGAACATGTGGGCAGCACGTCACGGGCTGTCACGTCACCGCCGCCGCGGGAGCAGGTACTGGACGACGGGGAGAGGGACCTGGAAGCGCAGTAGGACGTATTACTTGAGTAGGAAGTACTGTCGTTGTTTTTTCATTTCCGTAATATGCGCGCGTCGTAGCACTAGCTCTAGCATATAGGTAGGGATTTGTGGTCGTGAGTAGTATTTGGGGGTGGTTATCGAGAGTTGTATTCGGGAATAGCTTTTTTCTTTTTGCGAAATAACTGCTGTAGCATTGTGTATGAGAATAAAATTAGAATGACAATGCCAGAATGGACATGAAAGTTCTCTCTTAGATGTCACATTTTGTTTCTTAAGGACATGTGTGCGCgcgcttagagcatctccaataaaTAATGATGTAGATGTATAAATAATACTCCCCCCTCCACGTCTTACATTATATGATGAAGAAAGTAGTTTTTTTACATCTTCAAGGCCAGAAAATGCTGCTTCAATAGATAATGTAGATGCAAAAATAATAAATTACACCAGATTCTCCAAGTGATGTGTTGTAGAATACAACACTTGGAGATGCAGATTTGCATCTCCACCTCCTTGGTGATGTAAAACAGCCCGCTGCGCACGAATGTCCAAACGCCACTTCATTTCAGTTCCACCCGCCCGCCCGATGCCTGTCCGCCCGTTGCGCGGCCCCATGCCTGACTCCGGTGACCCCGCCGTCTCCGTCGCCGTCAGTCTAACCCACCTCGCCGCGGCCGCCGCAAGCGCAACCACCTTCACCGACCCTGCCTCCACCGCCatgccgccgcccccaccccgcCGCTATGGGAACAGGTGCGCCGCCCGCGAAGAAGCTGTCGCGGCCTAAACCCGCGGTGGAGGTGTGAAGCGGCTGGCGGGGCACAACCCTGCGGCGAATCCATCTCGAGCGGCCAAGACGAAGGCGGTCGCGGCTGCTTCAGTCGATTCGCCACCGCCGGTCATGgacctcctcctccaccaccacaAGCCCCGCCGGCCATGGAGGAAGACGTGGTCACGCCCACGGCAACCACCTCCAACGTGCTCGACGAAATGTCGCAAAGGTAAAAAAATTATTTTGCTTTGTATTTTTTTCTTTTGATTCCCGATACGAATAGAATGTGAGGTTGCATGTATGTACATTTTATAGTCTTGATGATGAAGCATTCATGCGCGCGACAAATGTGGCAAATGAAGATTATTTCTCTCAAGAGTATGCATCACAAGAATATGATACTTAATTTGATGATGATAATCTCGACATGGACGACGAGTGCTTCATTACCAAGGGAAGAACCACAAATTATACCAATGCCGAAGTTGTGTTGATTTGCACCGCGTGGAAGCGAAACTATCAAGATGTATCCGCATGGAGTGACCAGGCCGCGAACACCTATTGGGACCGCATCAAGGAATTTTTCGATGAGCGCAACACTAGTGGACATTATCAATCAAGGGACTCTATTCGGCAATGTTGGGGCACCATCAAGGTTGAATATCAAAAAGTGGGCGGGTTGCTTTGTCAAATGTTGGTCGCATGACCCCTAGTGGTTGCGGTGATAGTGACATGGTAAGTATGCATATGTTCCCTACATTGTGTGTGTTTTCTCTACATTGCACAAGTATGCACTCAAATGATGATGGCACCTTTGTTATTTTGTTGTAGAAAATGGTTTGCGCAAGGATTGTTTCGACAAAGAAACAAAAAAGGAGAGAAGAGgaaaaagaaaggaaaagaaTTCACTTTCCATCATTGCTACAAAGAGCTTAAGGATGAGGAGAAGTGAAAGACTCGAGAAGTTTATGATGCTTTGAAGAAGAAAAGTGTGGTTGTTGAGGATGATGGTGACGAAAATGGTGAGGAGAGAAGGAGCCCTACTCCTCACTCGGCGACCAAATCATATAGGCCGGATGGATGTAAACAAGTGAAGGGTTCGAAGGCAGGAGGCAATGATCTTAAAGAAGGGTTTGACACCATTGTCATTACGAGGAAAGAAATTAAAGTTAAAATAAATGGAGGAGCGGGGAGAAGctgagcgggggaggggggtgaaggaaatatgccctagaggcaataataaagttgttatttacattttcttatatcatgataaatgtttattattcatgctcgaattgtattaaccggaaacttagtacatgtgcgaatacatagacaaacagagtgtccctagtatccctctacttgactagctcgttaatcaaagatggttaagtttcctgaccatagacatgtgttgtcatttgatcaacgggatcacatcattagagaatgatgtgatggacaagacccatcctttagcttagcataatgatcgtttagttttattgctattgctttcttcatgacttatacatattcctcttactacgagattatgcaactcccgaataccggaggaacaccttgtgtgctatcaaacgtcacaacgtaactgggtgattataaagatgctctacaaatgtctccgatggtgtttgttgagttggcatagatcgagattaggatttgtcactccgagtatcggagaggtatctctgggccctctcggtaatgcacatcactataagccttgcaagcaatgtgactaatgagttagttatgggatgatgcattacggaacgagtaaagagacttgccggtaacgagattgaactaggcatgatgataccgacgatcgaatctcgggcaagtaacataccgatgacaaagagaataacgtatgttgttatgcggtttgaccgataaagatcttcgtagaatatgtaggagccaatatgagcatccaggttccgctattggttattgaccggagatgtgtctcggtcatgtctacatagttctcgaaccggtagggtccgcacgcttaacgttcgatgacgatttgtactatgagttatgtgatttgatttaccaaagtttgttcggagtcccggatgagatcacgaacatgacgaggagtctcgaaatggtcgagacataaagattgatatattggaaggttatgtttggacaccggaatggtttcggaaaggttcagacattttccggagtaccgggggttaccggaacccccgccggggagttaatgggccttcatgggccctagtggagagaggaggCGGCAGCCAGGTGGTGGAGCACaccccccaagcccaaaccgaattggactagggttgggggggggcctccctttccttctctcctcctcctccttccctccttctcctagtgggaataggaaggggggggatcctacttggaccgggagtccaagtagaaCTCCCACCTacggcgcgccccccttgggccggccacctctcctccccaTTTATATACATGggagaggggcaccccaaagacacaccaagtcttctcttagccgtgtgcggtgcccccctccacagttacacacctcggtcatatcgtcgtagtgcttaggcgaagccctgcgccggtaacttcatcatcaccatcgccacgccgtcgtgctgacgaaactctccctcgtcctcaactggatcaagagatcgagggacatcatcgagctgaacgtgtgctgaacgcggaggtgccgtacgttcgatggatcgcgaagacattcgactacatcaaccgcgttgctaaatgcttccgctttcgatctacgagggtacatggacacactctccgcGCTCATTGATATGCAtctcatagatagatcttgcgtgatcataggtaatttttttg is drawn from Aegilops tauschii subsp. strangulata cultivar AL8/78 chromosome 1, Aet v6.0, whole genome shotgun sequence and contains these coding sequences:
- the LOC109759526 gene encoding uncharacterized protein — its product is MATEAREEATAGGCLPADQSCFALSAGPPYPSRRAAAAARACCTTTSYIVVLSISFGSLLAILLILCVIRWYLVHRSARQQQEEATAAVTDAAPGMAKKRSAGLDADAIAALPEFVYRKDGGVGEEEEEDAAECAVCLAVMVDGEAARRLPRCMHVFHRSCVDVWLREHSTCPVCRAEVVIRPAGGECAGKEHVGSTSRAVTSPPPREQVLDDGERDLEAQ